The following proteins come from a genomic window of Gottfriedia acidiceleris:
- a CDS encoding TetR/AcrR family transcriptional regulator encodes MPKVSDDYKERKRESLLESALKCFGEKGYHSTTMDDIVAYSKTSKGLIYNYFKSKEELYLTLMQERTVQTFEKINQRFQTISSSKDKLKELFQMYSEISLTEKWRNMIRVHMEFWINSARHENLQAIMIERYKNQYRLFLSEIIKQGIATGEFKKSIDPDIISSLFWANIDGICLHYSVVEEDEIYKAQFKAAEEMIMSYIVQN; translated from the coding sequence ATGCCAAAAGTCTCAGATGATTACAAAGAACGCAAAAGAGAGAGTCTTCTTGAAAGTGCATTAAAATGTTTTGGAGAAAAAGGATATCATTCGACTACAATGGATGATATTGTTGCATATTCCAAAACGAGTAAAGGGCTAATCTATAATTATTTTAAAAGTAAGGAAGAGCTCTATTTAACGTTAATGCAAGAAAGAACAGTCCAAACTTTTGAAAAAATTAATCAACGATTCCAAACTATTAGTTCGTCAAAAGATAAGCTAAAAGAGCTATTTCAAATGTATAGTGAAATTTCATTAACAGAAAAATGGCGAAATATGATTAGAGTCCATATGGAGTTTTGGATTAATTCAGCTAGGCATGAAAATCTACAAGCCATTATGATTGAAAGGTACAAAAATCAATACCGATTATTTTTAAGTGAAATTATTAAACAAGGAATAGCAACTGGTGAATTTAAGAAATCAATCGATCCTGATATTATTTCTAGTTTGTTTTGGGCTAATATCGATGGCATTTGTTTACATTATTCAGTTGTAGAAGAAGATGAAATTTACAAAGCACAATTTAAAGCCGCAGAAGAAATGATTATGTCTTATATAGTTCAAAATTAA
- a CDS encoding rhomboid family intramembrane serine protease — MFLVTEDFKTFIRKYPITTIMVGLCTILAIITTFLGGYTIENIINLGGYQHELVKQGEIWRLFTYAFMHGSYAHFFMNMTFMIILGRPLERALGSVKFLLFYLLSVILTGLIINFNYSPNTVETGASGVGYAFLGMYLFITLFRKNMLFSDDRKFVITFLGIGLLSSLIIPSTSLTGHLAGMVIGFIITPLLLKKSARFQNAVNV; from the coding sequence ATGTTTTTGGTAACAGAAGACTTCAAAACGTTTATTAGGAAATATCCAATCACTACAATAATGGTTGGTTTATGTACTATCTTAGCGATTATTACGACATTTTTAGGTGGGTATACGATTGAAAATATCATCAATTTAGGTGGTTATCAGCACGAATTAGTAAAACAAGGTGAGATATGGAGACTTTTTACTTATGCATTTATGCACGGTAGCTACGCTCATTTTTTTATGAATATGACTTTTATGATTATTTTAGGTAGACCATTAGAAAGAGCGTTAGGTTCAGTTAAATTCTTATTATTTTATTTATTATCGGTTATTCTTACAGGACTTATTATTAATTTTAATTATTCGCCTAATACAGTTGAGACTGGGGCATCCGGTGTAGGCTATGCTTTTTTAGGGATGTATTTATTTATTACTTTATTTAGAAAAAACATGCTCTTTTCAGATGATCGTAAGTTTGTCATAACATTTTTAGGAATTGGATTACTATCTTCATTAATTATCCCGTCGACAAGTTTAACTGGTCACTTGGCAGGTATGGTTATCGGTTTTATTATAACTCCTCTATTATTAAAAAAGAGTGCAAGGTTTCAAAACGCTGTTAATGTTTAG
- a CDS encoding CidA/LrgA family protein: MNFVKLIVQISFLYLLFFIGNSIQQQFHLIIPGSIIGMLLLFCLLFIPFFNVKWIRNGSNFLSKHLTLLFIPATVGIMNYSSILNFHGLISIIIVLVSTAVVFTITASISSYLTSKAHKKQTKDLLIGRDTNEGH; the protein is encoded by the coding sequence ATGAATTTTGTAAAATTGATTGTTCAAATAAGCTTTCTTTACTTATTATTTTTTATTGGAAATAGTATTCAGCAACAATTTCATCTAATTATTCCGGGAAGTATTATTGGTATGCTGTTATTATTTTGTTTACTATTTATACCATTCTTTAACGTAAAATGGATTCGAAATGGGAGTAATTTTTTAAGTAAGCATTTAACCCTTTTGTTTATTCCAGCTACTGTAGGGATAATGAATTATTCTTCTATTTTAAATTTTCACGGTTTAATTTCTATTATAATCGTATTAGTTAGTACAGCAGTTGTATTTACTATTACTGCAAGCATTAGTTCGTATCTTACTTCGAAAGCCCATAAAAAACAAACAAAAGATTTATTAATTGGGAGGGATACGAATGAAGGACATTAA
- a CDS encoding LrgB family protein, with product MKDIKSLLFILITIFCYILAKKLYAKFTYSLLIPIVTSTTVIIIILVNLHITYDSYMLGGKWINLLLGPAVVSFAYPLYEHRATLKKHCMSIVVSVMAGTIVGLLSGVYLSLWLGLKKIIMLSLAAKSVTTPLAMGITSMIGGIPSLTVVYVMIAGISGSMFGPAILSKLKIDHPVAIGASYGISSHGVGTAKAAEYGKIEQAISSIAMTLSAIFASILIPFFIKLLLK from the coding sequence ATGAAGGACATTAAAAGTTTACTATTTATCCTCATAACGATTTTTTGTTATATTCTTGCTAAAAAATTGTACGCTAAATTCACATACTCGTTACTGATTCCGATTGTTACTTCTACTACAGTTATTATCATCATTCTTGTAAATCTTCACATTACATATGATTCGTATATGCTTGGAGGAAAATGGATTAATTTACTTTTAGGTCCTGCTGTTGTTTCTTTTGCCTATCCATTATACGAGCATCGGGCAACATTAAAGAAACATTGTATGTCCATAGTAGTTAGTGTAATGGCTGGTACGATCGTCGGTCTACTTTCAGGTGTATACTTATCACTATGGCTCGGATTAAAAAAAATCATCATGCTTTCTTTAGCAGCAAAATCAGTTACAACCCCTTTAGCTATGGGGATTACTTCAATGATCGGTGGTATTCCGTCTTTAACGGTTGTATATGTAATGATTGCTGGTATTTCAGGATCAATGTTTGGTCCTGCTATTCTATCAAAACTTAAAATAGACCACCCTGTTGCGATTGGTGCATCGTATGGAATCTCATCACATGGAGTAGGTACAGCAAAAGCAGCAGAATATGGAAAAATTGAACAAGCAATAAGTTCGATAGCAATGACGCTTAGTGCGATATTTGCCTCTATTCTTATTCCCTTTTTCATAAAATTATTATTGAAATAA
- a CDS encoding MFS transporter, producing MMELVVMNAVIYSMTKSTSWLAAVLALRVCGGILTSLFSGVFADRYNRRKLMIFSDITRGISILTLCIFPSPLMFAIVAFIIGALGSFFSVSFSADLPQIFGEENILKINAFISRLAAISMVIGFLGSAFLSTVVDYRVIIGIDALSYFLSAFVLIFYKWENTVKKGVNNQWKQLFNDLKEVKTYVLIKPLLVFVFIVFLFQTFSTSSHNVGVPILAEKISTEHATFYQGLIWGTWGIGGILSTFLIPKVSWLKKHYLFMYYGTSVLTSIGFILFLSNQILWVVFFFAFFTGFFDNAAGTYFSTMIQKTENSIRGRIFGVANLLNRVGFTIGFVAASPLLSFLSMPHLFWLFHGSLIIMILCVTSYLLIKKKIAFNYEQIQQNENELIISK from the coding sequence ATGATGGAATTAGTTGTAATGAATGCAGTAATCTACTCGATGACGAAAAGTACATCATGGCTGGCTGCGGTTTTAGCCCTACGAGTTTGTGGAGGCATTTTAACAAGTTTATTTTCTGGTGTATTTGCCGATCGATATAATCGAAGAAAGCTAATGATATTTAGCGATATTACTAGAGGAATAAGTATTCTTACCTTATGTATTTTCCCTTCACCATTAATGTTTGCAATTGTAGCATTTATCATTGGTGCATTAGGAAGCTTTTTTTCAGTTAGTTTTAGTGCAGATTTACCACAAATATTTGGTGAAGAAAATATTTTAAAAATAAACGCTTTTATTTCGCGCCTTGCTGCAATTAGTATGGTTATTGGATTTTTAGGATCAGCATTCTTATCAACGGTTGTAGATTATCGTGTAATCATCGGAATAGATGCCCTTTCTTATTTCTTATCCGCATTTGTTCTAATCTTTTATAAATGGGAAAATACGGTTAAAAAAGGTGTCAACAATCAATGGAAACAACTATTTAATGATTTGAAAGAAGTAAAAACATATGTGCTAATTAAACCGCTATTAGTATTTGTATTCATTGTATTTTTATTTCAAACATTCTCAACAAGCTCTCATAATGTCGGAGTACCAATATTAGCAGAAAAAATTAGCACAGAACATGCAACATTTTACCAAGGACTGATTTGGGGAACTTGGGGTATTGGAGGAATCCTATCGACTTTTTTAATCCCAAAGGTCTCTTGGTTAAAAAAACATTATCTATTTATGTATTACGGAACTTCAGTTTTAACATCAATTGGCTTCATTTTATTTTTATCGAATCAAATTTTATGGGTAGTATTTTTCTTCGCATTTTTTACAGGCTTTTTTGATAATGCAGCAGGTACTTATTTTTCAACAATGATTCAAAAAACCGAAAATTCTATAAGAGGTAGAATCTTTGGAGTCGCAAATTTGTTAAATAGGGTTGGTTTTACGATCGGTTTTGTAGCTGCATCACCATTATTATCATTTTTATCAATGCCACATCTTTTTTGGTTGTTTCATGGTAGTCTAATCATTATGATTTTATGTGTAACTAGTTACTTACTAATTAAGAAAAAAATTGCTTTTAACTATGAGCAAATTCAACAAAATGAAAATGAACTCATCATTTCTAAATAA
- a CDS encoding exodeoxyribonuclease III, whose protein sequence is MKLISWNVNGIRACVQKGFLDYFKEQKADLFCIQETKCQEDQITLELDGYYQFWHSAVRKGYSGTAIFSKHKPLNVSFGFNGKEEDLEGRVLTLEFDKFYMVNVYTPNSQRDLARLPIRLKWEDDFKNYLNKLDEHKPVILCGDLNVAHNEIDLANPKSNRTNSGFTEEERGKMTALLESGFTDSFRFLNPTKEGSYSWWSYMAKVRERNIGWRIDYFIISNRLQNELINSEIHTHIMGSDHCPVVLTMEDSII, encoded by the coding sequence ATGAAATTAATATCTTGGAATGTAAATGGAATAAGAGCATGTGTACAAAAGGGATTTTTAGATTATTTTAAAGAACAAAAAGCGGATCTATTTTGTATACAAGAAACGAAGTGCCAAGAAGATCAAATAACGTTGGAATTAGACGGTTATTATCAATTTTGGCATTCTGCAGTAAGAAAGGGTTATTCAGGTACTGCAATTTTTTCGAAACATAAACCTTTAAATGTAAGTTTTGGATTTAATGGTAAAGAAGAAGATCTAGAAGGTAGGGTATTAACCTTAGAATTCGATAAATTTTATATGGTAAATGTTTATACACCTAATTCTCAGCGAGATTTAGCTAGACTACCAATAAGATTAAAATGGGAAGATGATTTTAAAAACTATTTAAATAAGCTCGATGAACATAAACCTGTCATCCTATGTGGGGATTTAAATGTCGCACATAATGAAATTGATTTAGCAAATCCAAAATCAAATCGTACGAATTCTGGCTTTACGGAAGAAGAACGGGGTAAAATGACCGCATTATTAGAAAGTGGTTTTACTGACAGCTTTCGATTTTTAAATCCAACTAAAGAAGGTTCATATAGTTGGTGGTCTTATATGGCAAAAGTCCGTGAACGAAATATTGGATGGCGTATTGATTATTTTATTATTTCAAATAGACTTCAAAATGAGCTAATAAATTCAGAAATTCACACTCACATTATGGGAAGTGACCACTGTCCCGTTGTTTTAACGATGGAAGATTCAATCATTTAA
- a CDS encoding amino acid ABC transporter ATP-binding protein: MIKVEKLKKSFGSLEVLKDINITIQPREVCVVIGPSGSGKSTFLRCLNMLETITAGKVFIEDVDLTDKKTNINKIRTEVGMVFQHFNLFPHLTVIENITLAPKKVRNRANDFAKTKALELLKKVGLSDKANVYPDSLSGGQKQRVAIARALAMEPKIMLFDEPTSALDPEMVGEVLEVMKQLAKEGMTMVIVTHEMGFAREVGDRVIFMDQGYIVEENSPLQIFDFPKHERTKSFLSKVL; this comes from the coding sequence ATGATTAAAGTAGAAAAATTAAAAAAATCATTTGGTTCGCTAGAAGTATTAAAAGATATCAACATTACAATTCAACCACGTGAAGTTTGCGTTGTAATCGGTCCTTCTGGTTCTGGTAAATCAACCTTCCTTCGATGTTTAAATATGTTGGAAACAATAACAGCGGGTAAAGTTTTTATCGAAGACGTCGATCTTACAGATAAAAAGACAAATATAAATAAAATTCGTACTGAAGTAGGCATGGTATTCCAACATTTTAATCTATTTCCACATTTAACAGTTATAGAAAATATTACTCTAGCACCTAAAAAAGTAAGAAATCGAGCGAATGATTTTGCTAAAACGAAAGCACTTGAACTTTTAAAAAAAGTCGGGCTTTCAGATAAAGCAAATGTATATCCTGATTCATTATCTGGAGGACAAAAACAACGTGTTGCGATTGCAAGGGCACTTGCAATGGAACCAAAAATTATGTTATTCGACGAACCTACGTCCGCTTTAGATCCCGAAATGGTCGGAGAAGTTTTAGAGGTTATGAAACAACTAGCTAAAGAAGGAATGACAATGGTCATCGTTACACACGAAATGGGATTTGCTCGTGAAGTTGGTGATCGCGTAATCTTTATGGATCAAGGTTACATAGTAGAAGAAAACAGTCCTTTGCAAATATTTGATTTCCCAAAACACGAGCGTACGAAAAGCTTTTTAAGTAAAGTTTTATAA
- a CDS encoding GNAT family N-acetyltransferase, translated as METNLKKNIELEKINYFRCSEVDVELAYQAFSIGFSDYIVKFNYSKEQFVNLFFGPEGNKPEHSFVAIYENEAVGVILGGIKMYESIKTMRCGTLAISPDYRGLGVSQKLFELHKEEAEKNECKQLFLEVIVGNDRAINFYNKLGYEKIYDLTYFSKSDLTSLHQIQLHPSSEINKVDFKTFKETITIWDYHINWQNDIDYLEKLTNFSYFLAKVNDENVGALAVNENGRISVLIVDKVYRNQKIATSLLQSAASDLNLKSFSTSIPNNNSLEGFLHKLEFKKEKIAQYEMYKMI; from the coding sequence ATGGAAACAAATTTGAAGAAGAATATTGAGCTAGAAAAAATAAATTATTTTAGATGTAGCGAAGTAGACGTTGAATTAGCTTATCAAGCATTTTCCATAGGTTTTTCAGATTATATCGTTAAATTCAATTATTCTAAGGAACAGTTTGTAAATTTGTTTTTTGGTCCAGAAGGTAACAAACCTGAGCACTCTTTCGTTGCAATTTATGAAAATGAAGCGGTAGGTGTGATTTTAGGCGGGATTAAAATGTATGAATCGATTAAAACAATGCGATGTGGTACATTGGCAATTAGTCCAGATTATAGGGGATTAGGTGTTAGCCAAAAATTATTTGAACTGCATAAAGAAGAAGCAGAGAAAAACGAGTGCAAACAACTATTCCTAGAAGTAATTGTAGGAAATGATCGAGCAATTAATTTTTATAATAAACTTGGATACGAAAAGATTTATGACCTTACTTATTTTTCTAAATCAGATTTAACAAGTTTACACCAAATACAATTACATCCTAGTTCAGAAATAAATAAAGTTGACTTTAAAACTTTCAAGGAAACAATTACAATATGGGACTATCATATAAACTGGCAAAATGATATTGATTATTTAGAAAAACTAACTAATTTTAGTTATTTTCTAGCTAAAGTTAACGATGAAAATGTTGGTGCTTTAGCAGTTAATGAAAATGGTAGAATAAGCGTCCTGATAGTTGATAAAGTTTACCGTAATCAAAAAATAGCAACTTCTTTATTACAATCTGCGGCTAGTGATCTAAATTTAAAATCTTTTTCAACTTCAATCCCAAATAACAATAGCCTTGAAGGTTTCTTGCATAAACTAGAATTTAAGAAAGAAAAAATAGCTCAATATGAAATGTACAAAATGATTTAG
- a CDS encoding D-2-hydroxyacid dehydrogenase, which translates to MEIQRILVTSRIHHKLKDLIESHNLSKEFRFLPEDEVTKEDYEWADTFVGFRPTPNFEFGNIKWIHSLAAGVDSFMKIKWKNDVLLTRTIDVFGPKMSQYCLSYILQDSQLHEQFSNLQNENKWEFHIPKSLEDQKVVIYGTGEIGGHIGKVLSSLGMKVYGVSMSGNQKQYFEKIVPFQEASTILDQTDWIISVLPSTNETKNILDMNTFKQLNNVGFINVGRGATVCEDSLKEALNNGYIRKAILDVFAVEPLPAESELWQMPNVKITPHISAVTLPNDGVKCFVNTLSTLENNGKLRNVVKIEKGY; encoded by the coding sequence ATGGAAATTCAAAGAATTCTAGTAACTAGCCGAATTCATCATAAGCTAAAAGATCTAATTGAATCTCATAATCTATCAAAAGAGTTTCGTTTTTTACCTGAAGATGAAGTAACAAAAGAGGATTATGAGTGGGCTGATACATTTGTTGGTTTTCGTCCAACACCAAATTTTGAATTTGGAAACATAAAGTGGATCCATTCATTAGCAGCGGGCGTAGATAGTTTCATGAAAATTAAATGGAAAAATGATGTACTTTTAACGCGAACGATTGATGTTTTTGGTCCGAAAATGAGTCAATATTGTTTAAGTTACATACTCCAAGATTCACAATTACATGAACAATTTTCAAATTTACAGAATGAAAATAAGTGGGAATTTCATATTCCAAAATCTTTAGAAGACCAAAAAGTTGTCATTTATGGTACAGGAGAAATTGGAGGACATATTGGTAAGGTTTTATCAAGCTTAGGAATGAAAGTATATGGCGTTTCTATGAGTGGTAATCAAAAACAATATTTTGAAAAAATAGTTCCGTTCCAAGAAGCATCTACAATTTTAGATCAGACAGATTGGATTATTAGTGTTCTTCCGTCTACGAATGAAACTAAAAATATATTAGATATGAATACATTTAAACAGTTAAATAATGTAGGGTTTATAAATGTTGGTAGAGGAGCAACTGTATGTGAGGACTCTTTAAAGGAAGCTTTGAATAATGGGTATATACGAAAAGCTATTTTAGATGTTTTTGCCGTTGAACCACTTCCAGCCGAATCTGAATTGTGGCAAATGCCTAATGTAAAAATAACTCCACATATTTCGGCTGTTACTTTACCAAATGATGGTGTAAAATGTTTTGTCAATACACTTTCAACATTAGAAAATAACGGGAAATTAAGAAATGTAGTGAAGATTGAAAAGGGATATTAA
- a CDS encoding serine hydrolase domain-containing protein produces MKTNSMNYVKFENELKKERISTCLIYQNGEIKYNFYKNYKSETKLFKINSVTKSVLSMLIGIAIDKGFIESVEVPISKFFPNIETKKSEITIEHLLTMTPGYDWQEWGEWGGRPFPMINSKDWIQYVLEKEMVNNPGEKMIYDSGASQVLSAIIQKVTDEKLSIFAKRMLFDPLGIKEFIWHEDSKGINIGGFGLSLTTDDLLKLGILMMQKGKWNNRQIISSEWIEKSTKAKYLTYRNVGSYAYHWWVLENNELKDLDSTIYFAMGYGGQFIFISPKNQFVAVFTSAKYINTFTPLKIIQKYYPFILTSE; encoded by the coding sequence TTGAAAACAAATTCTATGAACTATGTAAAATTCGAAAATGAATTAAAGAAAGAACGCATTTCAACTTGTCTTATTTATCAAAATGGAGAAATTAAATATAATTTTTATAAAAATTATAAAAGCGAAACAAAACTATTCAAAATCAATTCTGTTACGAAAAGTGTATTATCGATGTTAATAGGAATTGCAATTGATAAAGGATTTATAGAGAGTGTTGAAGTACCAATATCTAAATTTTTTCCGAATATTGAAACGAAAAAAAGTGAAATTACGATCGAACATTTGCTCACAATGACACCTGGATATGATTGGCAAGAGTGGGGAGAATGGGGTGGGCGTCCATTTCCAATGATTAATAGTAAAGACTGGATCCAATATGTACTTGAAAAAGAAATGGTTAATAATCCAGGTGAAAAAATGATTTATGATTCTGGAGCATCTCAAGTACTAAGTGCAATTATTCAGAAGGTAACGGATGAAAAACTATCTATTTTCGCAAAACGAATGTTATTTGATCCGTTAGGCATTAAAGAGTTTATTTGGCATGAAGATTCAAAAGGAATTAATATTGGGGGATTTGGCTTAAGTTTAACGACAGATGATCTACTAAAGCTAGGAATATTAATGATGCAAAAAGGAAAATGGAATAATAGACAAATTATTTCAAGTGAGTGGATTGAAAAATCAACAAAAGCGAAGTACCTTACATATCGGAATGTTGGTTCATATGCCTATCATTGGTGGGTGCTTGAAAATAATGAATTAAAGGATCTTGATTCAACGATTTATTTTGCCATGGGTTATGGAGGCCAATTCATTTTTATTTCACCAAAAAATCAATTCGTAGCTGTTTTTACAAGTGCAAAATATATCAATACTTTTACCCCATTAAAAATCATTCAAAAATACTATCCTTTCATATTAACTAGTGAATAG
- a CDS encoding NUDIX hydrolase, giving the protein MSIKWLEWAQRIQAISQAGLTFTKDVFDKERYEELRHISADILNHYSELQIEEIEGLFRNERGYPTPKLDVRGVVFKNGKLLLVKEKLENKWSLPGGFCDVGLSASENVVKEIFEESGYKVEVKKLLAVLDMTKHDHPPHSYHYYKLFIQCEIVGGNPSIGIETSDIDFFDKEHLPELSLNRNTASQLELMFEYYQNPNKETCFD; this is encoded by the coding sequence ATGAGTATAAAATGGCTAGAATGGGCACAGAGAATCCAAGCAATTTCTCAAGCAGGATTGACCTTTACGAAAGATGTTTTTGATAAAGAAAGGTATGAAGAACTAAGACATATAAGTGCTGATATTTTAAATCATTATTCAGAATTACAAATTGAAGAAATCGAAGGATTGTTTCGCAACGAACGGGGGTATCCCACACCAAAGCTTGATGTTAGAGGTGTCGTTTTTAAAAACGGTAAACTATTATTAGTAAAAGAAAAGCTAGAAAATAAATGGTCTTTACCAGGTGGTTTTTGTGACGTTGGATTGTCAGCTTCAGAAAATGTAGTAAAAGAAATTTTTGAAGAATCAGGCTATAAAGTTGAAGTGAAGAAACTACTAGCAGTTTTAGACATGACAAAGCACGACCATCCACCTCATTCATATCACTACTACAAATTATTTATACAATGTGAAATTGTTGGTGGTAATCCCTCAATTGGAATAGAAACAAGCGATATTGATTTCTTTGATAAAGAGCATTTACCAGAGCTCTCTCTCAATCGAAATACTGCTTCTCAATTAGAATTAATGTTTGAATATTATCAAAATCCTAATAAAGAAACTTGTTTTGATTAA
- a CDS encoding MTH1187 family thiamine-binding protein: MAIIDVSIVPIGTETPSVSAYVANIHKVLEKYNGEVKFQLTPMNTIIEGELPLLLKVVQEMHEVPFENGISRVATTIRIDDRRDKKSTMEGKLASVQAKLELN; encoded by the coding sequence ATGGCAATTATTGACGTTTCAATCGTACCAATTGGCACAGAAACACCTAGTGTAAGTGCGTATGTAGCAAATATACATAAAGTTCTAGAAAAGTATAATGGCGAAGTGAAATTCCAACTTACACCAATGAATACAATTATTGAAGGCGAATTACCGTTATTATTAAAAGTTGTACAAGAAATGCATGAGGTACCATTTGAAAATGGAATTTCAAGAGTTGCAACGACTATTCGAATTGATGATCGTCGCGATAAGAAGAGCACAATGGAAGGTAAATTAGCTTCTGTTCAAGCAAAACTTGAACTAAACTAA
- a CDS encoding 3'-5' exonuclease, translating into MKSFVAFDFETANYNRHSICAAGFVFVEEGVIVDQVYSLINPEEEFYSMNISVHGIRPRDVQGALLFPEFYETIKDKIEGKTLVAHNLAFDGYALKDNLSRYGVPSALNNLLCSLQLAKKVLPKQSRYSLDTLSNQFGILLEHHHHALADAESCAKIFLHLTKEYEISSFEELYEKTSIYYGQIHQFDYRSSLVKPKPKRKLEKKV; encoded by the coding sequence ATGAAATCATTTGTAGCGTTCGATTTTGAAACGGCAAATTACAATCGACATAGCATTTGTGCTGCCGGTTTTGTATTTGTTGAAGAAGGAGTAATTGTTGATCAAGTTTACTCACTAATTAATCCTGAAGAAGAATTTTATTCGATGAATATTTCAGTGCACGGAATTAGGCCAAGAGATGTACAAGGTGCACTTCTTTTCCCAGAATTTTATGAAACTATTAAAGATAAAATTGAGGGGAAAACATTAGTTGCACATAATCTAGCATTTGATGGTTATGCATTAAAAGATAATTTATCAAGATATGGTGTACCTTCAGCTTTAAATAATTTACTATGTTCACTACAGCTTGCTAAGAAGGTATTGCCAAAACAATCCCGTTATTCTTTAGATACTTTATCAAATCAATTTGGTATTTTATTAGAACATCATCACCATGCATTAGCGGATGCGGAAAGCTGTGCGAAAATATTTCTTCATTTAACGAAGGAATATGAAATCTCATCATTTGAAGAGTTATATGAGAAAACTTCAATTTATTATGGGCAAATTCATCAGTTTGATTATCGTTCATCATTAGTAAAACCGAAACCTAAACGTAAATTGGAGAAGAAAGTATGA